The genomic segment AAAGCGCAGAAGCGATATTAGCAGGATCCCCCATTTTCACCATATATTAAGACTTTTTCAACGGCCCAGGGGCTAGCGGCTGGAGTCTAGATAATAAAAAACCACTCCAGAGGCGTTTACTGGAGTGGTTACTTATGAGGACGACAGTCACCTACGTGAGTCAAATCCCTATTGGAATGATGTACATACCTGTTTCTTTATCGTTTTTCACAACAACATCAACCCCGTAAATTTCTTTTACAGTTTGAACGGTGATAACTTCACTAGGTGTACCTTTGGCAACGATTTTTCCATCTTTCATCGCAATAATGATGTCACTATAACGTATCGCCTGATTAATATCGTGTAAAACCATGACGATTGACATACCATGTGTGCGATTTAAACCCTTGATCAGTTCCAACAATTCATATTGGTAATAAATATCAAGATAAGTCGTCGGTTCATCTAATAGCAGGAAGGGTGTTTTTTGCGCTAGCGCCATCGCAATCCAAACGCGCTGCATTTGACCTCCAGACAATTCGTCAATTGGTACTGTTCGCTTATCTGTCAGATTGGTACACGCGAGCGCCCACTCAATTGCCTGTTGGTCGTCATCTGTCGCTGAAGTGAACAAACTCTTATATGGAATCCGGCCATAACCCGTTAGTTTTTCGACGGTCATATCGGATGGGGCATTATTTTGCTGATGCACAACGGCTAATTTTTTCGCCAGTTCCTTCGGTTTAAAATCAGAGAGTGCTTTGCCCTCTAATAGAACTTGTCCACTTTGCGGATGATTATTATTGGCCATCACGCTAAGTAGTGTCGATTTCCCACAACCATTTGGCCCGATAATCGTCGTCACTTTCCCACTATCAATCGTACTGTTGACGCCATGCAACGTATTTACTTTTTTATCGTAGGAGAAAGTAATAGCCTTAATGTCCATAAATACGATCACTCTTTCTCAGCAAGAATATGAGGAAAGGTCCCCCGATGACAGCCATAATGATAGATGCCGGGATTTCATTGGGTGCTATAATTGTTCGGCCTAACGTATCCGCCGTTAAGATCAGCAAGGCCCCTGCCAGTGCTGAAAACGGAATTAGCACTTTGTGGTCCGTTCCCACCAATGACCGTCCAATATGAGGTATAAGCAAGCCAACAAAAGCAAATAGACCTGCAACTGCAGTTGCAACTGAAGCAAGCAGAACAGCCACTAACGAAATCACTAATCTCGCTAGATTTACATTAACCCCTAAATTTTTCGCAGTCTTATCATCTAACGCCAAGTAATTGCACCACGAATAAACGACAAACGACAACACGAGGCCAATCGTTCCATATAAAATAAGTACATCGACATCACTCCACTTTTTCATCGTAAGCGTTGAGGTCATCACTTGACTCATCGATTGTGTAAGTGCACTTCCGCTAAAACCAAGTCCTTGGCTCAGCCCTGTGAATAAGGCATTCACCGCTATTCCGATTAAAATCATGCGCAGTGGATCAAGCCCGGATCTCCAGGACAGTGAGTACACGAGGAAAAATGCCAAAGCTCCGCCCAAGAAAGCAAAAAGAGGAACGAAAAAGTACAGTGTCGGAAAAAAAGCGACTACAACTATGGACATAAACCCGGCACCCGCAGAAACACCAATTATTCCTGGGTCTGCTAATGGGTTACGCATTACTGCTTGCAATAGTACACCCGCCACGGATAAAGCTGCTCCTGCAAATAGAGCGATTAGAATTCGTGGAAGCCGTAAATCCTTAATGATAGCAACCTGATCATTTGTCCCCGTTATTAGTCCATGAATCAGTTCGTACGGCGTGACTTTAATACTTCCCATTAGTGCAGATTGAATGCTAACTAGTATGAGTAGAATAATGACGCTGATAAAACTGAGCGCCTTTTTATTTTTCCGTAACATTATTATCCCTGCCTTTAGTTTGGATACAACATTTTTTGCAGTTCGCCCAATGCTTCGACTGCTGCTAAACTGCCTGTTGTTCCAAATAGAAGTTCGTCTAAATCATAGACACGGTCATTTTTAACAGCTTCGAAATGTTGCCAAACGTCATTCGATTTGAACTCATCGTCAAACATTTGAATGACCTGTTCTGGCATACCATGTGAAGCTCTTAAAATGATATCCGGTTTTGCTTGCTGTAAGTATTCTGTATTAGAAGAAAGAAACTCTACTTTTTCTCCTGTAATGACATTTTTACCGCCGCTTCGCTTAACGAGGTCTCCGATATAGGAATGTTCTGTTGCAACTAGATAACTCCCTGGAATACCAAGTAAAATGAGCACAGTAGGCTGGGCTTTACCTTCTGATAGTTTATGAATTTCGGCAACTTTCTCTTCGAATTGATCGACAATCGCTTTCGCTTGTTTTTCGCGATCATACTTCTCACCTAAATGTAAGATTTCGCTGTGCATTGCGTCTATGCTTTCCAAATTTACATAAGTCATATCGATGTCACGTTCGTCAAACATCTCTTGCAAATCATATTTCAACGTTGTCACAGATAATATTTCTGTCGGTTTCAGTGACAAAAGCATTTCCATGTCTGGGCTCATCGGATTCCCGACCTCTTGTACATCGGTGTAGCGTTTCGGCAAGTCTTTGTAACTTGATGGTATCCCGACTAAATCGATTTCTAGGGCATCCATAATTTCCGTCAACGCAACCGTTGTAGCAACGATCCGCTCACCCGCTGGTTCGGTATTTTCTTCATTGGATGAAGTGCCTTTTTGGGACGAACAACCAGCTAGGACTACAGTAGCTAGAAGTATATAGAAAAGATTACGTGCTTTTCGCATGTTCATTAACAACTCCTTGTAGCTTATGTAAAAAAGGGTCTCGCTTTCGTTCTCAAGACCCGACTACCATGTACCTCTTACTTTTCAGTCCGTGTGCGCTGTCTCATAGCAAAGACAATAACTCCACCAAGAATAAGTATCGAGAAAATGACGATATACCATATAGATTTCGAATTCGACTCAGATATTGAATCTGCTTCAACTTCAGCCTCGTTTGCTTCATTCGTTACTTCAGATGACTCTTCTTCTTTTTCTGCCGCTGTTTGATCTTCGGCAACGATTTCTTCTTCACTCGCCACAGACTCAGCTTCTTCTTTCGATTGCTCAGTTTCAACAGTCGCTTTTTCTTCTGCGGTTGTAGCTGACTTTACACTTGCGACTTCTTTAGATTCTACTGGTTTCGCTTCGTTTTTTTCTTCAGTTTTCGTTTCTATTTTTGTTACAGCCTGTTTGTTTTCAACTGGCTTAGGTGTTGCAGTCGCCTTTTCCGTTACTGAAGGTTTGGGCGTTGGTTTCGGTGTTGGTTGTACTGGTTTAGGTGTTGGTTTAGACGCTGGAGGTGTTGCGGGCTGCCCGGCGACAGGCGCTAAAGGGATATTGGAACTGTTAAATTTGAAGCGGATATCGTATTTGTTGTCATATGTAAAACCGGGTATGCCCGTTACAATGACATGAATTTTGGCATTTACCAATTGCTCAATGTCTGTCACTTCAAATTTCACAACGCGTTTATCATTTGCCGTATCATTACTTACTACTTGTACATCGGCAAATCCACCGCCTGCTTGCACTTTAAAGTATTGCCACCAAGAACTGTTTTTCAATGTAACAACGGCATACGTTTTACCGTTTTGAACGATTACTTTCGCCGGACTAACCATATAGTCAGCTGTCGTCGATTGCTCATTACCTGTATCTTTTAACACTGTAAACGGAACCGTGTACTCGCCATCGGCATATTTGGAAGCCGCAGCTGCTTTGTCAGGTGCAAGTGTGGGAAGTATCGTAAATAAAGCGAATAATACTGTCATCATAAATACGGATTTTTTTTTCAAATCATTATCTCCTTTACCGAAAACATTTTAATCAGTACAACGCCGGCTGTCACAAATGGTGCAGTGACGCCGGCATTGATTGATTGTATAAAATTATTTTTGAAGTGTTTCGAGTAAGTAATAAACCATTTTAGAACCATGTGCGCGTGTCGCGTTTGCTTTTGGTTCGAATAGTTGTTTACCTTTTACTTCTTTACCGCCAATGATACCAAGACCAGCTGCCAAGTCGACAGATGTTTTTGCATATGCAGTAATGTCTTTCGCATCTGCAAACGCAACATCATTTTTCACGCCTTCTAGTACACTTGCATCTTTGTATTCAATTGCACGGATAATCATAGTAGCCATTTGTTGACGTGTGATTGCTTCATTCGGACGGAATTTCCCATCAGTTACGCTGATGATACCTGCACGGCTTGCCGCTTCAGCTTCGTAAACGATCCAGTCCATGTTTTTTGTTACGTCAGAGAATGTTCCTTTATAATCTTGTTTCGGAAGTTCAAGTGCACGTGACAATAGGATGGCAAATTGTGCTCTTGTAATTTGATCATTTGGAGCAAACGTTGTAGCCGTTTTTCCTTTAACGATTTGTTTTGATGCAAGTGACTCGATGTAAGGTTTTGCCCATGTTTTGTCGATATCTTTAAATGTTACGGGTACTACTTCAACAGGCGTTTCTACTTCTTCACCAGGTACTTCTTCTATTACAACTGGTTTAATAGTTGCTTTGTCAAAAGCAAGACGTACAGAATAGTTCCCTGTGTGGTTCGCTGCTGCTACAAATACTGTGAATTTAGCATTGATAATTGTTGATAAATCAGCTACTTCAAATTCAACAACTCTTGTGTTTGCTTCTACATCTGTTTTTACAACAGTTGTATCTACGAATTTACCAGCTTGTTCTACTTGGAAAGCTGTAATTTGTTCATTGTTCGTAAGTGTCATTGTAACAAGGTTTTTACCGTCTTTCACAGAAAGTGCTGCTGGTGTTTCAAGGTATCTAGTCATTGATGAATCTTTATCTTCTTCTTCATGCAATGCTTTGTAATCGATTGTATATGCACCGTCTTTAATTACTTCTGGTGCTGGTGTTACGGGTACTTCGGGAGTTTCCGGTTTTTCAGGAGTTACTTCCGGTACTTCCGGTACTTCTGGTACTACCGGAGTTTTGCTGTCATCGAATTTCAAACGGATATCATAGCTGTGGTCATACTCGCCTAAGCCTGGTACACCCGTTACGATAATATGGATTTTAGCATTCAATTCTTTACTAAGATCTTGAACTTCAAATTTAACAAGTCTAGTATCCGCTGCCTTATCTTCACTGATTACTTCTGCATCTGCGAAGTTTGTTTCTTTAAATGTACCTGGTTGTTTTGTTTGGACTTTCAGTGACTGCCACCACTTACTGCTTAATAATGTTACGTATGCGTAAGTTTTACCGTCTTCAACAACAATTTTCGCAGGGCTTTTCACATATTGAGCTGTTGCTGATTTATCATCATTTTCAACTTGCAATATATCAAGTGGTAGTTCAAATTCTTGTTTCACCGGTGTAGTTACTTCAGCTGCTTCGAATTGGCTAGCAGGTAGTACAGTAAATAGAACGAGTAGTGCTGAAAATAACATCATTAGTTGCTTTTTCATTCGTTAATCCCCTTTTAATGGTTTATTTTTTTACTTTCTTCGCGGAACTGAACTTGCGCACAAAAATAATCGCAATGATAGCGATTATTGCGAGCAATACATAAATAAGTGCTGTGCTACTTGTTGACTCATCTTTCTTTTCAATCGTGTCAACAGATTTTGATTCGGCAACAGGCGTATTAACAACAACCGCAGGAGCGTCTGTCAATTCCATCGTTTCTACATCTAGATTCAAACGGACCGAGTACTTGTGATCATACGACGGCTCCATCTCTTCAATGACAACATGCATTTGTAACAGCAACGGCTCTGTACTATCTCCGTCTACTTTAAATGCAATGACGCGCTTATCATTCTCAAGATCTTCACTGACCATATTCACGTCAGCAAATGATTCACCATTTGCCGATTTTATGAATTTAATCCATTTAGCATGGTTCACTGTGAATTGTAAATACTGCCCGTCTTTATCAATCGTCAGCGTTGCCGGTTTTTCAAAATAATCATTTGCAATCGATACGGAATCATTCTCAGCTTGCAACATTTCGTAGTCGACAACATATGTACCATCCGAGAGTTCGGCTGCGTGAGCATTAGGTGTATAAGAACCAAAAACAACACTAAAAAAAATGAGTAATGAAAGTGGTATGGTTAATCGATGTTTCAAAACACAATACCTCCTCCCTCCACACGGGAAGAATCCATAGTGAGAACAATTATCATCTATTACTCTTCCTATAATAGCTTATAGATTTGTGTTGTCAAACAACTTGCAAAGGCTTTCACAAACTGTTCACATGTGTGGTGACAGTCATCACAACAATCCTGACACAATTCAAAGAAAAACCCCCTCATTGTCAACTATGTGACATTAAGGGGGTTACTGATTTCTAAGGTTCGTTATGGTGTCACCGCATCCACTCTCTTCGCTTGGACTACAAGTCTATATTTGTTCGAGTTCGCAGGATAGCACGTAATTAGCGAGAGCAGCGCGACACCTTTTTTTCGGTCAAGGACATTCACTTCATTCGGCTTGACCACTTTCACATCAAACACTTCGAATTCCATGGATTCTTCAACTGTTTCATAAATGAAGCGAGTACCAACTTCAACTTCATGAAGACGATTAAAGAACGCACCAAACACATGGGCTTGGTGACCTGCGATAGCATAACTGCCATCTAACTCACCTGGCTCATCCATATCCGCTACAGCACCCAACGCTCTACTTAGGCTAACCGGATCAGCTCCATACAGCACTGGAGACTCTAGATTGATGACGGGAATGGACAATACCCCTTCAATTCCACTGGATTCTTGTTTTTCCCCACCAGAAGGTCCTTGTTCATCAGTTGTTATAGTCCTATCAAAATCGGCTTCCGCTTTGACCGAATCGAAAGCATCTAAAAGGTGGCTTTGCTGCTGTTTGCTAGTCATATTTCCCGCAATCAACCACACCAGCAAAAAAATGCTCGTCATAATCATAACGTTTCCAAGCCATTTCATTGTTTTTTTCATCTACGCATCCGCTCCCTTGCTCTTGAAATCACTTTGATTAATGAGCAAATCGACGGATACCCAGTCCAGTTGCAAGAAGAAGCAAGGCTAGTAAAGAAAGGATTATACTATCGAAAAACCCTCCCGTTTTTGGCAATACTTGTCCCATTCCATTGCTGGATGGAGGATTTTGGTTCATGCCAATTGTATCTATTGCAACAACTTCTGAAATGGCATTAGAACCAGTTGCGGCCCATACTATACCATCAGTTTCCTCCTCTGATGCTGAACTGGCACTATCTTCACTGTGTGTTATTCCGACTGTATCGTCACTTACGCCCTCTGTATTTTCATTCAGTGTAACTTCCTCGGTCACAGTACTCGGCGTTTGCTCCTCTATATTTACATTGGGTGACACACCATCTGCGTCAGAGCCTGGTTTTAAACCGGTCACATCTTCAGTCTTAGGTGGTGAAACTGTTTCTTCATTTTGGGTTGCGACATCTCCACCTTCATCTGGCGTTAAGCCAGTTGCATCATCTATAGGTGGAGTGAGTTCAGTATCTCCTTCGGTTAAACCGGGCTGCTCCACAGCAGCAACGGGCTGAATAGTTTCATTTGTTAGGATATCGACGTTGATATTTCCAATTGTATCGTTCCCAACAATTAATGAAACACCGCTATGTTTAGTAGATGTCATATTTCCATCTGTGTTCCTGTCTAGCGTAAGAACATCAACTGAAGTTTTATCTAATAACCCATCATCTAAATCGGATTGTAGCAAACCGGATGACAATGATGTAGTTTCCTCAGCGTTTTTATAGTGACTATCCAAAACGCCTGCATGTACTTCTCCGAGTACTGGCAGATCTTCTGCATTCAACTCTACTAATCCACCATCATACGATGAGGTTTCATCGCCTGACTGTGCATCTGAAAGAAGAACATCCAACTCGACTTCGTTTGTGATCGGCGTCGATAAGTCGATCGATGCGAGTGAGCTTTTGCTTGCAGCAGAGTTCTCATCTTGCATGCTGCTTTGCTCCACGACGGAGACATTCAGATCGTCGATTAGTCCACCAAGTGAATCGTCATCGGCTTGGATCAAACCAGATGACAATGATGTACTTTCCTCAGCGTTTTTATAGTGACTATCCAAAACGCCTGCATGTACTTCTCCGCGTACTGGCAGATCTTCTGCATTCAACTCCACTAATCCACCATCATACGATGAGGTTTCATCGCCTGACTGTGCATCTGAAAGAAGAACATCTAACTCGACTTCGTTTGTGATCGGTGTCGATAAGTTGACCGATGCGAGCGAGCTTTTGCTTTCCGCCGAGTTCTCGTCTTGCATACTGCTCTGTTCCACGACGGAGACATCCAGATCGTCGATTACCCCATTAGGATTGGTCAATTCTACAGTTGCAAGGGCAGATTTCTGTTGATTATCCTCTCCTACATCGCTGGTATTCGCAGAGACTGGACTTTTTGCTGGAATCTGTGCTTTCAGGTCTCCTAAAATTGGAACATTATCTGCTTGAATATCCACAATTGTTGCCTTATCTTCCTTGTCATTCAGTAGGTTAATATCCAAATTCAACGAGTTATCTTCTCCTGGTTCATCCGCATTCACAAATGAGGGGGAGAAGCTCAGTGTCAAGCACATCCCTAAAGTGACCCCAGTATACTTCATCCAATTGTTTTTCATTATTATTCCTCTCCTTTTTTATTATGTTTGTTTCACATTAAAAAAAGGAGTTTGTTGCGGCGGTTGCCCTGGAGGAGCATGTGTCCATTGAATCATCGCATGGTCATCTGATGCCATCCATTGCCTACCATTTGAAATAAGTAATAAAAATACATCAACTACTACCCCAAAACCTAAATCATTGTGTCCACTTATTTGTAATGGAGAAGTTGCTATTGAGGACATGGACGATGTTATGGTAGCTACCGAAAGATCTTTCCATTTTTGTCGGGGCTCGGTTGGCAGAGTAGACTTTTGATCCACCTCTTTTTGGAAGTTAACAGAGTCACCACCCGTATAATTTGTTAGTTGAGGCGCTACTATTTTCATAGAAACGAGATTTAAAGGATCTTTTGAAATAGGAAGAGCACTAACTATTTCCGATTCATCAGGAAGTCTATTCGGTCTATCACTAAGGCCTGTCTGTTCTTCCATTACAGGGTCCTCCTGTTTAATCAAATCAGTTGTTTCTTCCACTAGAATTATACGTGTTGCGTTTATTTGTCTTTGGTAGGATTTATCGCTCTCCATACTCATTGTTCCGCTATCATTTTGTGGTTCTTTACTTACCGTCTCGTTAGTCTCTACAACTGCATCTATTGGAGTACTGTCCGGATTTTTTTCTGTTTCATCTGCAACTGGTTTTACCTGAATTGGTAGAACCGAAGAAACCGTCTCCTTAACCGTATCTCCAACTTCCTTTACAACCGGGGTAACAACAGGGACAGTCGGCAATTCAGCTACAACAGAATCCACTGTCAGATTGACCGTTTTCAGCACTTCAGTCGTTGTTTGCTTCCCTAATTCTTTTACTCCTCCAACAACTGGAGCGACCACAGACATTTCCGGTAATTCATTTACGATAGAATCTACAGTATTCGTTACTTCAGTTGACGTAGTTCTAATCGTTTCAGTTACTGCTTCAGTCGTTTTTTCCACAACAGGTAAAGTGTTGTCAACCGTGTTTTCTAGTAAACTTTTTGTATTATTTAGTAGTGAAGATTCAGTCTCACTTTTCGCTGGCTCAGACAAACTCGTAACAGTCTGTTCTGTAAAAACAACTGTGTCTTTAACCGTTTCTCTAGCGCCATGCACCGACTCCTCTACTACCATTTCAATTGACTCTGTTGTGCTTTTTAACTCTGCACCGACATTCTTCAAAGTACCAGCCAATAAGCCGTCAGACTTTTCTACCGGCATTTTTTCACCATGAACAAAAGTTGGTGATACGAGAAAGAATGTTATACAAGTCACACAAACAATAAATATTTTCTTCACTCAATTCACCACCTTTCCAAAAACGACTTAGAGTTTTTTAATAATTCATTTATATACAGATACCCTTTGTTAAATCTACCAAACTACTTAAATGACAATAATAAATTCAGATTAATTTCGTAATAAGTGAAACCTTTCTGGAATATACTCGTAAATGGTAGTATACTTACAACTTAGTAGGTTTTTTACCAATAATTTGATGGGGGTTTTATTTCAATGAAGAAGATTATTACATGGGCATTGGCGTTCGTTTTCGCACTATCGTTCGCATTGCCACACGGATCAGCGGCTGCACAATCATCCGCAATGAAGTTAGTAGTAGATGGCGTCGAGGTTACTAGCTACGAGCAACCCTTTATGTCACACGATCAAGTTTTAATTCCGGTGGAAGATTTGTTTAAGGAAGCTGGCTATAAAGTTGCTAAGGACAAATCAGGTAAAGTTAACGTAACAAACACGTACTTGACTGTTGATTTCAATGCAGCTGCAAGTTCGATTGAAGTAGACGGCAAGAAAGCGGACACTGAATTCCCTCTTACTTTGCAAAACGCAGGAAACTATGTTTCTGGTGAGTTTTTAGCAACTTTAGAAGGTTTTGAAGTTGAAGTTTCTGAAGATCAAAAAACGGTTACCGTTACGACAAACCGTGTACAAGACGTCGCTGCATTCTTAGCAAAATCAGCTGCAGCTGACTTGAAAAGTGTTTCTTCAGCATTAACAATGGACATGAAAATGGAGTCATCTCTTGAAGAAAATGAAGCAATCAGCATGCTTATGGATATCAAGATGGACCAAATCAACGAGCCACTATCATTCTATACAATTACTAAAGCATCAACAGACTTTGCCGGCGAAGCAATTGAAGATATTTCTTCTATGTACCTCACAAAAGATGGTTATTTCCAACAAATCGGTGATGTATGGGTCAAGCATGATGATGAACTAACAAAAGGTTTACTTGATCTTTCAACACAAACAGATCTACTTGCACAATTAGAAGAGCTACAAAAGAAATTCACTAAAGGCGTTAACATCTTTGAATACGATGATGTATATGTAATGACACAAACTATTTCTAACGAAGAATTCGCTTCTATGATGGAAGAAGTAACTTCTTTACTTCTAGGATCAGGCTTAACTGAACCAGTTGTATCAGAAGATGTAAAAGCTACTCCTGTAACTGAAGAAGCTAAAACTGAAGAAACGAAAGTTATCGAAGAAGTAACTGTAGAAGCTACTGAAGAAGCAGTTGTCGTTGAAGAAGAGGCTACTGAGGGAGAAATTACTGAAGAAGTAGTTGGTCTTGAGGGTCTAGATTTCAACATCGAGGAATTCTATGTTGTTTCTACAATCGATAAAAAGACATTGTTCCCACTTGATACATCTGCAGTTGCAAATATTACAATGACGGTGGATGAGGATACAATCTCTATCAAATTACTTCTTGAAGGAACGTTCAGCAACTTTAACGCAGTTAAAGAAATCAAAGTTCCTGCTGATGTTATCAAAAAAGCAATCAGCATGGAAGAGTATATGAAACAGTTAGAGTTGGAGTTTGAAAAAGCTGAGGCTTTGAAGAAGTAAGTAGGTAAATAGGAAAAGCGGAACGAGCTCTGGGTGAGCTTGTTCCGCTTTTTTGTGCATATTTTATTTATTGAGACAAAATACTATTATCTTCTGTCAATGAGCTGTACAAATGGCAACTCATTCGCGAAGACAGTGTCTTTGATGTCCACATTATTAGCCGTATCTGTATTTATATAAGAAAAGTCTGCACTATTAATAATCTCGTTTATCATGTTAGTAATTTCTTCAAATGAAGCGTTTTCTCTATTCATTCCCAATAATTCCTTACTCACGACTAATCTTTTCTCTTTTCCAAGGTTAATATATTCTTCAGCACTTAACTCGCATAATGCATTGTCTACTAAATCATGTTTGTTTGTAGTCGCTAGTATTCTTAAAAAGTCCTGTTCTACAATCTCATTCTTTGGTAGTTCATTCTTGTAACAGTTTAGTTTATGTTCAAGCAAAGAACGGTGAGGACCGTGCCCACACAATGATATAGTAGATAGCAATTGATCGATTTCTACAGGATTAATTGCTTCTTTCATTTCTAGAACAGAAATGAATTCTCCCACTTTTTGCAAATCAATTAAACTCTTTAACCTAAACTCATATTCTTCTTTGTTATCGTCATAATAATAAAGGGAAATCAGAGAAGCTAGAGGTGTTATGTCCTCTATACTTAATTCAATTTTACTTTCTAAGTTAGTCAATAAAAGCTCAATATCCTTTGTTAAAATATTTTTTTCAACAAATGGGGTTATTGATAATTTATTGAAATCGATATTAGATGAATTAAAACCTATTTCACTTAATATTAGTTCAGTTGCTTCTGAAAACATATAAAAACCACCTTTGCTTGAAAATAAACTAAAAAGTAATAAAAGATAGAGACGCGCTGTTAATAAACAGCAGCGTCTCTATTTAAAGTATTATTATTTATTTAAAATTTTTGCAACTGCAGCAGCTACATAATCATTCGCTTGTTTGATAGTAGTAACTTTATCTATCCCAGCGAAGTTAAGTGCAACAACTACTCCAGCAGTATCTGTTTTAGTTAATTTATTTACTTCTTCAGCTACAGCAAGTTTTTGAGTTGCATCCAAAGCCACATATGTTGGATACGCAAACGTATCTAAAGTTGTTTTAGTTGAAATGTTAGTAGCAGTAGCTAAATTGCCAATTGCATTAAAGCTATCAAGTTTAACTTTATGATCAGCCATTGCAACCCCTATAGCCGTAACTACAAGGTTAGCATCTAATTTAGTCGCTAATGTAGAACGTTTATCAATAACTAGTTGTGCAACTTCAAGTTTAACTTGAGATGAAGCGTTAAGATAATCTGTACTAACAGGGCTAGTTACACCTGAAGCAATCTCAGTTAATGCATCACGTACTTGAGCTACAGTAGCAGATGTATCTTTTACTGTTGCAAGATTTGCTGTAGCGTTATTCGTTCCATTAACGCTAGTAATAATAGCAGTAACTTGAGCAGCTGTTGTTTTACCTTTAGCTTTTAGTGCATCACGATATTGGATTAAAGACGTATCGCTAACTTTAGTCATATCAAATTTGTCAGCTGTATGGCTCGTTACATCAGCCAATTTTTGAAGAGTAGCTTTTACTTCAGCAGCCGTACTTGTTTCTGTTAATGCATTAATTGAATCTGTAGCAGATTTTAATGCAGCAGTGTCAGCAGCTGTTACAACAGCTGTTTTCAAAGCTGCTACTGTTGTAGTACCAGTAATTGTAGTTGCAGGTGCATTTTTAGCTGTTAGGTATTCAGCTTTCAAGTTTGCATTCAATGCTGTAGCAGGTAGGTTAACGCTGTCTAGCTCAGAAAGTCTCACTAATGCATTGTATACAGTCGCAGCTGTCGTTGCTTCTTTAACT from the Sporosarcina psychrophila genome contains:
- a CDS encoding DUF6612 family protein — its product is MKKIITWALAFVFALSFALPHGSAAAQSSAMKLVVDGVEVTSYEQPFMSHDQVLIPVEDLFKEAGYKVAKDKSGKVNVTNTYLTVDFNAAASSIEVDGKKADTEFPLTLQNAGNYVSGEFLATLEGFEVEVSEDQKTVTVTTNRVQDVAAFLAKSAAADLKSVSSALTMDMKMESSLEENEAISMLMDIKMDQINEPLSFYTITKASTDFAGEAIEDISSMYLTKDGYFQQIGDVWVKHDDELTKGLLDLSTQTDLLAQLEELQKKFTKGVNIFEYDDVYVMTQTISNEEFASMMEEVTSLLLGSGLTEPVVSEDVKATPVTEEAKTEETKVIEEVTVEATEEAVVVEEEATEGEITEEVVGLEGLDFNIEEFYVVSTIDKKTLFPLDTSAVANITMTVDEDTISIKLLLEGTFSNFNAVKEIKVPADVIKKAISMEEYMKQLELEFEKAEALKK